One Arcobacter sp. F2176 genomic region harbors:
- a CDS encoding TonB-dependent siderophore receptor → MKILLLLFLFLSTLFSSTLESLLDQYEKTTENSLQTVDEKMGHVRIYSQKEMKLMQYHKLSDILKELPLFTLNKNRYGVSNPSLAGSKTTVSGFFRFFINDHEISSAQTKSPFIIWGDLPLDFIDHVEIYYGQSSFSLGNDSGVYFIRLYTKNPEKENGAEITSQISNNHTNSNGFTYSSQLGTDWSYLIYLNNTKIRDESDYKDRKLSNDSHRRYLYLDVKNETTSINVGYSDLRKDNYMGFSKDITPNSGEIYSKNYFLDVTKYFLDDKSIKFNFSIGKNNRKYEEENKEGITIIPYLFSPLQNITKYNEDLKLTKTNAYLSKTFNYKNNNFLAALSMENKKYEVNNRTLINSNTSIDVGEFNNFNEESVYSVLFQDDYKIKDDLIIIGNAKYDKYKRKGFLKDSTNSNYRIGTIYTPYKNFGLKSFYTITTVPQDFYSIDFALPSNKELKEQKYRFYTLEGVFTTDNSKFGITYDHVTIKDFIYLSSYGFVNVDHKITTDGWIFDYEYNFANQDKIKLNYYLTSLSEIANNSQDGGYIKYMGEYKRFEYFTSLNYKSSYSYKDVHVGSAYDVSIGSTYNVTKNLSLSLKGENIFNKSTQSLFYDVSTKKDFALKDYGRSVTMTLKWVF, encoded by the coding sequence ATGAAAATATTATTATTGCTTTTTTTATTTCTTTCAACATTATTTTCAAGTACTTTAGAATCTTTACTTGATCAATATGAAAAAACCACTGAAAACTCATTGCAAACTGTAGATGAGAAAATGGGGCATGTTCGTATTTATTCGCAAAAAGAGATGAAACTTATGCAATACCATAAATTAAGTGATATCTTAAAAGAACTTCCCCTTTTTACACTAAATAAAAATAGATATGGAGTATCTAATCCATCCCTTGCAGGAAGTAAAACAACTGTTAGTGGATTTTTTAGGTTTTTTATAAATGACCATGAAATAAGCTCAGCTCAAACTAAATCACCCTTTATTATTTGGGGTGATTTACCTTTAGATTTTATTGACCATGTTGAGATATATTATGGACAAAGTTCTTTTTCTCTTGGAAATGATAGTGGAGTATATTTTATAAGACTTTATACTAAAAATCCTGAAAAAGAAAATGGTGCTGAAATTACTTCTCAAATTTCTAATAATCATACAAATTCAAATGGATTTACTTATTCATCTCAATTAGGTACAGATTGGTCATATTTAATATATTTAAATAATACAAAAATAAGAGATGAGTCCGATTATAAAGACAGAAAACTTTCAAATGATTCTCATAGGAGATATCTTTACTTAGATGTAAAGAATGAAACAACAAGTATCAATGTTGGGTATAGTGATTTAAGAAAAGATAACTATATGGGATTCTCAAAAGATATAACTCCAAACAGTGGTGAAATATATTCAAAAAACTATTTTTTAGATGTTACCAAGTATTTTTTAGATGATAAATCAATAAAATTTAATTTTTCAATTGGGAAAAATAATAGAAAATATGAAGAAGAAAATAAGGAAGGCATTACAATTATTCCTTATCTTTTTTCTCCTTTACAAAATATTACAAAATATAATGAAGATTTAAAGCTAACAAAAACAAATGCATATTTATCAAAAACATTTAATTATAAAAACAATAACTTTTTAGCTGCACTAAGCATGGAAAATAAAAAGTATGAAGTAAATAATAGAACTCTTATTAATTCAAATACTTCTATTGATGTAGGAGAGTTTAACAACTTTAATGAAGAGAGTGTTTATTCTGTGTTATTTCAAGATGATTATAAAATAAAAGATGATTTAATAATTATAGGAAATGCAAAGTATGATAAATACAAAAGAAAAGGATTTTTAAAAGATTCTACAAATAGTAATTATAGAATAGGAACTATTTATACCCCTTATAAAAATTTTGGTCTAAAAAGTTTTTATACAATAACAACTGTACCTCAAGATTTTTATAGTATAGATTTTGCTTTACCTTCTAACAAAGAATTAAAAGAGCAAAAGTACAGATTCTACACTCTTGAAGGTGTTTTTACTACAGATAACTCAAAATTTGGAATAACATATGATCATGTTACTATAAAAGATTTTATATATCTTTCTTCTTATGGTTTTGTAAATGTTGATCACAAAATTACAACTGATGGTTGGATATTTGATTATGAGTATAATTTTGCAAACCAAGATAAAATAAAACTTAATTATTATTTAACAAGTTTGAGTGAGATTGCAAATAATTCACAAGATGGTGGATACATTAAGTATATGGGAGAGTATAAAAGGTTTGAGTATTTTACTTCATTAAACTACAAAAGTTCATATTCTTATAAAGATGTTCATGTTGGTAGTGCCTATGATGTAAGTATTGGTAGTACATATAATGTAACTAAAAATTTAAGTCTGAGTTTAAAGGGTG
- a CDS encoding DJ-1/PfpI family protein, with the protein MSKKILIIAGDFVEDYELMVPFQALLMLGHTVDVICPDKKAGDQIKTAIHDFEGDQTYTEKPGHKFALNATFDEIDENSYDALLIPGGRAPEYIRLYPRVLEIVQNFNSKNKPIASVCHGIQVLVAAGIVKDRTCSCYPACSPDLTTNGGKWADIGFEDAYVDGNLVTAAAWPAHPKWLAKFNELLA; encoded by the coding sequence ATGTCAAAAAAAATATTGATTATTGCTGGAGATTTTGTTGAAGATTATGAATTAATGGTACCATTTCAAGCTCTTTTGATGTTAGGACACACTGTTGATGTTATTTGTCCAGATAAAAAAGCAGGTGATCAAATAAAAACTGCAATTCATGATTTTGAAGGTGATCAAACTTATACAGAGAAACCAGGGCATAAATTTGCTTTAAATGCTACTTTTGATGAAATAGATGAAAATAGTTATGATGCACTTCTAATTCCAGGAGGAAGAGCTCCTGAATACATCAGATTATATCCTAGAGTTTTAGAAATAGTTCAAAACTTTAATTCAAAAAATAAACCAATAGCTTCTGTTTGTCATGGTATTCAAGTATTAGTTGCTGCTGGAATAGTCAAAGATAGAACTTGTTCTTGTTATCCAGCTTGTTCTCCTGATCTTACTACAAATGGTGGGAAATGGGCAGATATTGGGTTTGAAGATGCTTATGTAGATGGCAACTTAGTTACAGCTGCTGCATGGCCTGCTCATCCAAAATGGCTTGCAAAATTCAATGAACTTCTAGCTTAA